The Methanobrevibacter sp. TLL-48-HuF1 genomic sequence GCTCTTTTAGTTTGTGTTCCAAAAGATTTTGATAAATCAAAACTGGATTATGATTATTTTAGAACAAATAATTGTGAATTTATCTTAAAGGGATGGTATTAGATAAAAATGGCCCCAGTAATAACTAATGACACTGAAATAAGTATTAAACTAGATATTGAATCTGTAACACTTGTTGAAATTGGAATTAATATATTATCTGGGTCATATCCTCTATTATATGAAAGAATAGAAATATAATAAACTAAAATTAACATAATTGGAATTAAAATAAAACCTGCAATTGAACTGATTAATATTATTTTATCAAAGCCTATACCAACTACTTTTAATAAAACTGATGAAGATTCTGCAAGAATTCCTATAAATGGATACATTACAAGCATCAATAATATTATAATTGCAAAATTATGTATGGATTCACCTTCAGGTCTTTTAAGAGGTTCTATAAGACCAGAATGTATACCGGAAGATAGTCTTGCTGATAAAATACTTACTAAACCACCACTTTCTCCTGAAAATAAAGGCACTAATGTAAGTAAGCTTGGATTTGTAAGTAAAGTTTCAAGTGAACTGTTAAGAATTCCTCCTGCAGATACTCCTAAAACAGAACAGATTAGTAAAACTGGTGTAGATTGCCTTATAATTATTCTATTTTCCTCTGAATAATTATAACAGTACACAAAACTAAATAATACAAGTGGAATTATTATCATAAAGACTATTAACTCTAAATATACAACTGATTTTAGAGCAGAAATTATAAAAATAGCTACTACAATAGCAGGTAATGTAAATAAATCACCAACAGCAGCAACTAATGGAGTTGTAACATTATCTGGATCCCAGCCACGTTCAAAACTTCTAAATGAAATGAACATAGTAACTGGAAGCATTATAGCTATGGAAATTATTCCAGCTATTAGACTAATTAGAATAAAATCTACAATATCCATTGATGGAAATCCAAATATTACACAGATAACTTTAGCAATAATAGCTAAAAATAAAGATAAAAATAAAGTTAACACAAATGAAGAGAAAATATTATTAATTAACTCTTCAGAATGGTTAAATTTAGGATCTATTATACCAATATGTAATGCAGTAGATAATCTAGAGGCAAAAGAACCAAAAATATTTCCTCTCATTCCTATAGCTCCAGGAATAAGAACTAATAATCCCGGAAAAGTTTCAAGAAAAATATTCATTTTTCCAAGAATTACACCTGCAATTAAATCACCACAGGCACAAATTAATAAAGCTATAAGACTTTCTTTTAAAATATTATCATGTTCTTTTAAAAATGATGAAAAGGTAGAATAAGGATGTCGAATCATCTTCTGTTTCATAAATATCACTACCCCTCCTCATTTTTAACCACTTGTTTATTCAAATAAAAATAATTAATCTTCGTCTTCTTCTAATTCATCAGAAATATCTTCTAGAGAACATGCTCCAGATGCAAGTTTTTCTAAAAGATCTGCACCGGCTTCAGTACCTTTTAAAAGTAAAGTATCATCTGGAAGTATCAATGTATTTTTATCCGGACCATATATCCAGGAATCTCCACGTCTAATAGCTATAACTCTCATTCCGGTACGATTTACTAAAAGCAATTCCCCTAAAGTTTTATTAGCTAAATCTGAATCCAATTCTACAGAAACTCTAACAATCATCTTATCAGATTCAGACATGACCATTTTAAATACAGGATGTGGTTTGAATCCTGTAATTACCAAATCAGCTAAATCTTTAGCAGCATTAGCTATACTTTCAGCAGCCTCAGCCACTTCAAGTAATGCAGTTAATTTCTCAGCATCCTCATAAGAACGTGCTGCAACTAGCGATTCTTTTTTAATTTCATAATTCATTGAATTTACTTTATTTTCAAGTTTCAAAACTTCTTCAGCTGCATCTTTACTATTAAATAAAACAGCAGAATAAGCTAAATCAACCATCAATTCCGACATATTTTTCATTTCAATTAAAATATTTTTAATTGACATTCTTATTACCTCTAAAGATCATATGGATTATTTTTTAATAAACAAGCTCTTCTAAGTTTTAATAACATTTTTTTCTTAGTTTTTAAATCATCTGTTTCCTCTAAAAGTTCTTCTAAAGGTTTTCTTAAGCAATCTACAGCTTCCTTTTCATGAACCCACATGCATTCTTTACAATTCCAAACATTTTTACCTTTTATCCATTGTCCACCAGTTGAACTGTCTCCACATGGGTAAAACGGACAGTAACAAAAATCACAGTACTGGCCGTCATAATGACACGGATAAAACTCACATTCCCTATTTGGTCCGTGAGAAATTTCTCCATTTAAAAACTTCTCATAATGATCATGAGAAAGAGGATGTATTTTAGACTTAATCACATATCCTCTTGGAGTAATTAACTTATCTTCTTGTATGTAAGTTAAATCATTTCCAACAATTAAAGTACAAGACATGTTGACCATATCTTCAGTCAAATCCTTAATTTTGACAATAGTCTCTTTTGCAGGTTCATAAGTACTATCTACAATTCCGATTAATGCATTTTCACCCTTAATTTTTAAAACCGTCTTTACAAACCTTCTAAAAGGTTCTTTACGTGTTTTACTAATAGGATTGTAAATTGCTATAACTAAATTAGCTTTTAGGGCAAATTCTAATTTTTTTTCTATTTCAGATAAAGGAGTTAAAATATTACTTAAACTAATATTTGCATAATCATTTAAAGGAGCTCCAAGTTTATCTGCTGCATAATTAGCTGCAGATACACCAGGATAAATTTTAACTTCAATATCCTCATCATACTTGCTAATTATTTGGTACAAAACATTTGCCATTCCAAAGACACCAGGATCTCCGGAACTTATTAATGAAACTGTTTGACCAGCTAAACTTTTATCAATAGCTAGTTGAGCCCTATCTATTTCATCACCCATTCCTTTTTTTATAATTTCTTTATCAGAAACCAAATCAGAAATTTGAGCTACATACTTTTTGTATCCCACAATAACATCAGATTCTTCAATAGCTCTAATGGCTCCTAAAGTCATGTTCTCTCTATTTTGGCCAATTCCAATTACATTAATCATATAACCAGCTCAGTATAATTTTAAAATAGACTGTATAGTGATAGAATCAACATCAACAACTAAATTTCCACTCTTAAATGTTGCATTACCCTCAGCTACAATCTTATATGACGGGTCCTGACTAATTACAATTTGTGAAGAATTGGAAGATGGTGATGCATAACCTAAAGCTTCAATAGTTACATTTAACTCTTCATTATCTTTGTCATCATAAGTTGTGACATTCATTGAATCTACATTAACTCCATCTACCTTTGATAAATCCTCCAGTGATTGAGCCACATCCTTTTTATTAGTGATGTTTACAACACTTGGATCTTTAACTAAAACATTATTAA encodes the following:
- a CDS encoding magnesium transporter — encoded protein: MKQKMIRHPYSTFSSFLKEHDNILKESLIALLICACGDLIAGVILGKMNIFLETFPGLLVLIPGAIGMRGNIFGSFASRLSTALHIGIIDPKFNHSEELINNIFSSFVLTLFLSLFLAIIAKVICVIFGFPSMDIVDFILISLIAGIISIAIMLPVTMFISFRSFERGWDPDNVTTPLVAAVGDLFTLPAIVVAIFIISALKSVVYLELIVFMIIIPLVLFSFVYCYNYSEENRIIIRQSTPVLLICSVLGVSAGGILNSSLETLLTNPSLLTLVPLFSGESGGLVSILSARLSSGIHSGLIEPLKRPEGESIHNFAIIILLMLVMYPFIGILAESSSVLLKVVGIGFDKIILISSIAGFILIPIMLILVYYISILSYNRGYDPDNILIPISTSVTDSISSLILISVSLVITGAIFI
- a CDS encoding potassium channel family protein, which produces MSIKNILIEMKNMSELMVDLAYSAVLFNSKDAAEEVLKLENKVNSMNYEIKKESLVAARSYEDAEKLTALLEVAEAAESIANAAKDLADLVITGFKPHPVFKMVMSESDKMIVRVSVELDSDLANKTLGELLLVNRTGMRVIAIRRGDSWIYGPDKNTLILPDDTLLLKGTEAGADLLEKLASGACSLEDISDELEEDED
- the cobJ gene encoding precorrin-3B C(17)-methyltransferase, with translation MINVIGIGQNRENMTLGAIRAIEESDVIVGYKKYVAQISDLVSDKEIIKKGMGDEIDRAQLAIDKSLAGQTVSLISSGDPGVFGMANVLYQIISKYDEDIEVKIYPGVSAANYAADKLGAPLNDYANISLSNILTPLSEIEKKLEFALKANLVIAIYNPISKTRKEPFRRFVKTVLKIKGENALIGIVDSTYEPAKETIVKIKDLTEDMVNMSCTLIVGNDLTYIQEDKLITPRGYVIKSKIHPLSHDHYEKFLNGEISHGPNRECEFYPCHYDGQYCDFCYCPFYPCGDSSTGGQWIKGKNVWNCKECMWVHEKEAVDCLRKPLEELLEETDDLKTKKKMLLKLRRACLLKNNPYDL